The following proteins are co-located in the Lacticaseibacillus paracasei subsp. paracasei genome:
- the nagB gene encoding glucosamine-6-phosphate deaminase, with translation MDVKIFDNDTEAGKYAFDLIKQGMDNGAKVLGLATGSTPVTMYKAMVNSDVDFSNMTSINLDEYVGLAPDNDQSYRYFMQSNLFDKKPFKETFVPNGLAKDPEEETTRYNKVIADHPINIQVLGIGRNGHIGFNEPGSPFDAETRKVPLTQSTIDANARFFASEDDVPRYAYSMGIGSILKSKKILLLAFGENKADAVKKMIEGPVTNDVPASALQKHSDVVVILDKAAASKLSKK, from the coding sequence ATGGATGTAAAAATTTTTGATAACGATACAGAAGCAGGCAAGTACGCATTTGATTTGATCAAGCAAGGTATGGATAACGGTGCCAAAGTGCTCGGCTTGGCTACCGGCAGCACACCAGTCACCATGTACAAAGCAATGGTTAATAGTGATGTTGATTTCAGCAACATGACTTCCATTAACTTGGATGAATATGTTGGGTTGGCTCCAGACAATGACCAGAGCTACCGTTACTTCATGCAGAGTAACCTCTTCGACAAAAAGCCATTCAAGGAAACCTTTGTTCCAAACGGCTTGGCTAAGGATCCTGAAGAAGAAACCACGCGTTACAACAAAGTAATCGCCGACCATCCGATCAACATCCAAGTACTTGGCATTGGCCGTAACGGTCACATTGGCTTCAACGAACCCGGTTCACCATTTGACGCAGAAACCCGCAAAGTACCGCTGACCCAAAGCACTATTGACGCTAACGCCCGGTTCTTTGCAAGTGAAGATGACGTACCTCGCTACGCCTACTCCATGGGGATCGGCTCAATCTTGAAGAGCAAGAAGATTTTGCTGTTAGCCTTTGGCGAAAACAAGGCAGATGCTGTCAAAAAAATGATTGAAGGCCCTGTCACCAACGATGTGCCAGCGTCCGCACTGCAAAAGCATTCAGATGTTGTTGTCATCTTGGACAAAGCAGCTGCAAGCAAGCTGAGCAAGAAATAA
- a CDS encoding Cof-type HAD-IIB family hydrolase produces the protein MYKAVVFFDLDQTLLNDDKQVPPENVAALKALEANQILPVIATGRNYYELADIMAATGVRSAIAANGGDIFLDGDHIFQSVIGEPQLTRFLNTSAAQDIQVAMYNSEASALTGHNQLTTDNYAQVRQTPPPVKPSFYEHEAICMMLMFVPWTDAGDQIGKQFIQDFPEMTFYRNSHYTFDVVNHGISKGSGMAILLNQPSLRGLPTYAFGDGYNDIPLLQAADTGIAMGNAYPKVAAVADYQTDDYRENGIPNALAHFNLI, from the coding sequence ATGTACAAAGCTGTCGTTTTTTTTGATTTAGATCAAACGCTGCTCAATGATGACAAACAGGTGCCACCCGAAAATGTTGCTGCGCTCAAAGCCCTTGAAGCCAACCAGATTCTGCCGGTCATTGCGACTGGCAGAAATTACTACGAACTGGCTGACATTATGGCAGCAACTGGGGTCCGCAGTGCAATTGCTGCTAATGGTGGTGACATTTTTCTTGACGGCGATCACATTTTTCAAAGTGTGATTGGCGAGCCGCAACTCACCCGTTTTCTCAATACGAGTGCAGCACAAGACATTCAAGTTGCCATGTACAACAGTGAAGCATCGGCGCTGACCGGCCATAATCAGCTCACAACCGATAACTATGCGCAGGTGCGGCAAACACCGCCGCCGGTCAAGCCATCTTTCTACGAGCATGAAGCAATCTGTATGATGTTAATGTTTGTACCATGGACCGATGCAGGTGACCAGATTGGGAAACAATTCATCCAAGATTTCCCAGAAATGACGTTCTACCGCAACTCGCATTATACGTTTGATGTTGTCAATCATGGCATTTCCAAAGGCAGTGGCATGGCCATCCTGTTAAATCAGCCATCCTTACGTGGTCTGCCAACCTACGCATTTGGCGACGGTTATAATGACATTCCGTTGTTGCAAGCAGCTGACACCGGAATTGCGATGGGGAACGCTTATCCAAAAGTTGCGGCTGTTGCGGATTATCAAACGGACGATTATCGCGAAAACGGTATTCCAAATGCACTTGCACATTTTAACTTGATTTAA